The following coding sequences are from one Acipenser ruthenus chromosome 7, fAciRut3.2 maternal haplotype, whole genome shotgun sequence window:
- the prl2 gene encoding prolactin 2, translated as MRQVSVLFLVLVCLDLEYRITSAPICAHGDAGCHLLSVSDLFDRVIQHSNRMHSLSSDLHSEFEKYFLPVRNQIGRATRKCHTSRILTPNGKENAQRTDREELTQVILRLLVSWMDPLLQFHQSVAHNEELSNFSRNKALELSDMVHELKNGVEKMAEKMQLLGIISNSLNGLFPAEASLSSSASNEARHMRDYELLRCFQRDSDKVQNYLKILKCRIVPEHGC; from the exons ATGAGGCAAG TGTCTGTGTTGTTTCTAGTCCTTGTGTGCCTAGATTTGGAGTACAGAATAACTTCAGCGCCTATCTGTGCTCATGGGGATGCTGGGTGTCATTTGCTATCAGTCTCGGATCTCTTTGATAGAGTTATCCAGCACTCAAACAGAATGCACAGTCTTTCAAGTGATCTCCACTCTGAGTTT gaGAAATACTTTTTACCAGTCAGAAATCAAATAGGCAGAGCAACACGCAAATGTCATACTTCCAGGATTCTAACTCCTAATGGCAAAGAAAATGCTCAGAGAACTGAT AGAGAAGAACTCACTCAAGTGATTTTGAGGCTTTTGGTTTCTTGGATGGACCCTCTTTTGCAGTTCCACCAGAGTGTAGCTCACAATGAGGAATTATCCAACTTCAGCAGAAACAAAGCACTGGAACTGAGTGACATGGTTCACGAGCTGAAGAACGGGGTGGAGAAAATGGCAGAAAAA ATGCAGTTGCTGGGAATAATCAGCAATTCCTTAAATGGACTGTTTCCTGCTGAAGCAAGTTTATCTTCGTCTGCCAGCAATGAAGCAAGGCATATGAGAGACTATGAATTGCTTCGTTGCTTCCAGAGGGATTCCGATAAAGTCCAAAACTACTTGAAAATTCTCAAGTGCAGAATTGTTCCTGAGCATGGATGCTAG
- the LOC131737651 gene encoding homeobox protein DBX2-like → MKVIFVYYGTIIYYILFLIFNSEGSNSFARWSQEVNTKTRRGILKRAVFSEEQRKDLEKTFHKQKYISKTDRNKLAEHLGLKESQVKIWFQNRRMKWRNSKEKETFCHKSCEEEEEDNLLESELLNEFTICAAAAAEAEDSQITVHCTKGNSFAFQQGLQQGCSSENRAIRERVLFIPAQHQDMNILPSD, encoded by the exons ATGAAAGTGATTTTTGTCTACTATGGTACAATCATTTATTATATTCTGTTTCTTATATTTAACTCAGAAGGCAGTAATAGCTTTGCACGATGGTCCCAAGAAGTGAATACCAAGACAAGGAGAGGGATTCTAAAAAGAGCTGTCTTTTCAGAGGAACAGAGAAAAGACCTGGAGAAAACCTTTCACAAGCAGAAATACATCAGCAAAACAGATAGAAACAAACTTGCAGAACACCTCGGACTGAAGGAGTCACAG GTGAAGATCTGGTTCCAGAACCGAAGGATGAAGTGGAGAAACTCTAAAGAAAAAGAAACCTTCTGCCATAAATCttgtgaagaagaagaagaagataatTTGCTGGAGAGTGAATTACTCAATGAATTCACCATTTGTGCAGCAGCAGCTGCGGAAGCTGAAGACTCACAAATCACAGTCCATTGCACCAAAGGGAACTCGTTTGCATTCCAGCAAGGACTCCAGCAAGGATGCAGCTCTGAAAACAGAGCCATCAGAGAAAGAGTTCTGTTTATCCCTGCTCAACACCAAGACATGAACATCCTACCATCTGATTAA
- the LOC117414799 gene encoding homeobox protein DBX2-like: protein MVPSSLPAQNFYWEMAGSHPFLHAPKPPGFGNSGKSFLIDNLLKAGDSQDSSAPWVPVSPIPVKLCPTAEQISPSGGPYSTRWGFQLVNPSDRQRAQSPNRELLLQPQPVFLKNVFPRAPQFLVACCGGSCPLPAPPTAFSSWSVSGLPSCHF from the exons ATGGTCCCCAGTTCTCTTCCAGCTCAGAATTTCTATTGGGAGATGGCAGGCTCCCATCCATTTCTACACGCTCCCAAACCTCCAGGATTCGGAAATTCGGGGAAGAGTTTTCTTATTGACAATCTGTTGAAGGCTGGGGATTCGCAGGACTCTTCAGCCCCCTGGGTCCCTGTGAGTCCCATACCAGTTAAACTGTGTCCAACTGCGGAACAAATCAGCCCCTCAGGAGGTCCATATAGTACAAGATGGGGTTTTCAGCTTGTTAACCCCTCAGACAGACAGCGTGCCCAGTCTCCAAACAGGGAACTGCTCCTGCAGCCTCAACCAG TTTTCTTGAAGAATGTCTTTCCAAGGGCTCCACAGTTTCTTGTGGCCTGCTGTGGTGGGTCTTGTCCTCTCCCTGCCCCCCCTACTGCTTTTTCAA GCTGGTCTGTGTCAGGACTACCCAGCTGCCATTTTTAG